The Thamnophis elegans isolate rThaEle1 chromosome Z, rThaEle1.pri, whole genome shotgun sequence genome contains a region encoding:
- the ASB16 gene encoding ankyrin repeat and SOCS box protein 16 codes for MSKETFVFTSSTLRSLRLQREKLEWEERQRAASHQWASQRYRPTARSLLSLPKPTRHLEYCRDPALHNTLYTGDLPKIQSIFKDKITSNLIVETQVEELEWSADQGLWVLTAQKKHTSPLRITAARGYQDCVKHLLLKGADVNAVIGGKAALHDSCANHHEECTRLLLRYGANANILSEEGLAPLHLCTTHETLPCAQLLLEYGALVNQKSRDGHASPLHVASRNGLEDHVKLYLCYGANIAHRNQEGETALNTACANADRPEGAGRYYQVVKQLLDGGANVQIAGRKNHTPLHNACSNCHIGIVELLLQHGAEVNIRNCAGNTPMDCALQAVEDYLEEEPEKVIVMLLNHGAASINPKMLKFCASSPRSMEIILNSYDRVLSCDSWVESVSTEMWQEHQMFYDSALFLVNQPRPLQHLARCTIRKQLGIHCHKGISQLKLPSALHEYLFLPLKGYLK; via the exons ATGTCAAAGGAAACTTTTGTATTCACCTCTTCCACTCTGCGCTCCTTGCGCTTGCAACGAGAAAAGCTGGAGTGGGAAGAACGGCAGAGGGCTGCATCTCATCagtgggccagccagaggtatcGTCCAACTGCCAGGagcctcctttctctccccaagCCCACCAGACATCTTGAATACTGCCGGGATCCTGCTCTTCACAATACCCTTTACACAGGAGACTTGCCAAAAattcaaagcatttttaaagataaaatcaCTTCCAACTTGATTGTGGAGACCCAGGTGGAAGAACTAGAGTGGTCAGCTGATCAGG GGTTGTGGGTGTTGACTGCTCAAAAGAAGCACACGTCTCCATTGCGAATAACAGCTGCCAGGGGCTATCAAGACTGTGTGAAACATCTGCTCTTGAAAGGGGCAGATGTCAATGCAGTTATTGGTGGGAAAGCTGCTTTGCATGATAGCTGTGCCAACCACCATGAAGAATGTACCCGTCTGCTCCTACGTTATGGTGCTAATGCTAATATTCTTTCAGAAGAGGGGCTGGCCCCATTGCACTTGTGCACCACTCACGAAACTTTGCC ATGTGCTCAACTACTACTGGAATATGGAGCTCTAGTGAACCAGAAATCAAGAGATGGTCATGCTTCCCCATTGCATGTGGCTAGTAGGAATGGTTTAGAGGATCATGTCAAACTCTATCTTTGCTATGGAGCAAATATTGCTCATAGAAATCAGGAAGGAGAGACAGCTCTCAACACTGCTTGTGCCAATGCAGATAGACCTGAGGGGGCTGGTCGCTATTACCAAGTGGTAAAGCAACTTCTTGATGGTGGGGCCAATGTCCAGATCGCTGGCCGAAAGAACCATACTCCACTGCACAATGCCTGCAGCAACTGTCACATTGGGATTGTGGAACTCCTACTACAGCATGGGGCAGAAGTCAATATTCGTAATTGTGCTGGCAATACTCCTATGGACTGTGCTTTGCAAGCAGTGGAAGATTACCTGGAGGAAGAGCCTGAAAAAGTTATAGTAATGTTGCTCAACCATGGTGCTGCCTCTATTAATCCTAAG ATGCTAAAGTTTTGTGCCTCATCACCTCGATCTATGGAAATAATTCTGAATTCTTATGATCGAGTATTGTCCTGTGATTCCTGGGTGGAATCTGTATCTACTGAAATGTGGCAA GAGCATCAAATGTTCTATGATTCAGCTCTTTTTCTGGTGAATCAACCTCGCCCATTGCAACATTTAGCTCGTTGTACTATTCGAAAGCAGTTAGGGATACATTGCCATAAAGGCATCTCTCAATTGAAACTGCCTTCTGCTTTGCATGAATATTTATTTCTCCCATTGAAGGGTTATCTCAAATAA
- the HROB gene encoding uncharacterized protein C17orf53 homolog, which yields MACKLQKLFSVEAEFEDEDFLMAVSDVEKQTLDTTSANLRGLRPLSAGLRAPGNAFMPVKDPGTRSFSETMPPISQVQNCSRLQFGDGSCTTETKNNHMLPQISNFKVQKDPTGLLAKCESGSTSGKRFKFVNRPPAVFTSGTSPRDDIDNELVLAACMDLEESSMYPESFRSDCGSQKQMRDNDLETIKKRQVTNTMTPMNPVGLDTSQMTKIRKEFVDEVVSHLQPMGVSSESNLKPTSMDSVFPQANLGMSNSIVSLSNSSVQMIKPVQSSLDKSTSECSSPSLPLIRPCSPFITTSTPSRLPKSRIFSPSCSDSRMVNNGGQLHITYGPSVATVGIPPVIPKAPTLVAGSGKPQTPVLTNHLVRLVTAASKTPQSMTHVSLRTKTRRFPGPAGILPQQPNGKNLDEILIATPQMPTHGAVAKLRTEEMSISQQTIEEEFERGPWVAMKNEFDLDEGDPSCFLQMYSISMVLRKAALKQLPKNKVPNMAVMIKSLMRTNVDAGAEFKDPTGEMQGTIHRLLLEEKESEFKIGSVLLLKQVSVFSPSHRNHYLNVTPSNLVKVYLPGFSSGNQLQQYQEIWETSETVTPQQDPPIGAVIVMAAMDDKNMEGYERNKKRCHHVLASNESPSLLQESGNCGVGKSVERADLDDLDQLLGELPDDFFSSLEEQNTL from the exons ATG GCCTGCAAGCTCCAAAAGTTGTTTTCTGTGGAAGCTGAATTTGAAGATGAG GATTTCTTGATGGCTGTGAGTGATGTAGAGAAACAGACTCTAGACACAACATCTGCTAATTTAAGAGGTCTGAGACCACTTTCTGCAGGGTTAAGAGCTCCTGGCAATGCCTTCATGCCAGTCAAGGATCCAGGCACCCGTAGCTTTTCAGAGACCATGCCCCCTATTTCACAGGTACAAAACTGCTCCAGACTTCAATTTGGAGATGGTAGCTGCACTACTGAGACCAAAAACAACCATATGCTTCCCCAGATAAGCAACTTCAAGGTTCAAAAGGATCCAACAGgcttattagccaagtgtgaatCAGGTAGCACTTCAGGCAAGAGATTTAAATTTGTGAATAGGCCTCCAGCTGTATTTACCTCTGGGACTTCTCCCAGGGATGATATTGACAATGAACTTGTATTGGCTGCATGCATGGATTTAGAAGAATCTAGTATGTATCCAGAGTCTTTCAGATCTGACTGTGGTTCCCAGAAGCAGATGAGAGACAATGACTTAGAAACAATCAAGAAACGACAAGTCACAAACACAATGACGCCAATGAATCCTGTTGGATTGGATACTTCACAAATGACAAAAATCCGAAAAGAATTTGTTGATGAGGTCGTCAGCCATCTACAGCCAATGGGAGTTTCTTCAGAGTCAAATCTGAAGCCTACCTCCATGGATTCTGTTTTTCCCCAGGCTAACTTAGGGATGAGCAACAGTATTGTCTCCCTTTCAAATTCCAGTGTTCAGATGATAAAGCCTGTTCAATCATCTTTGGATAAATCCACTTCTGAATGCAGCAGTCCTTCCTTGCCACTGATTAGACCCTGTTCTCCCTTTATTACAACAAGTACTCCTTCAAGGCTGCCCAAATCACGCATATTTAGCCCCAGCTGCTCTGACTCTAGAATGGTCAATAATGGTGGTCAACTCCATATCACATATGGTCCTTCAGTGGCAACTGTGGGAATCCCTCCTGTCATTCCTAAAGCCCCAACTTTAGTTGCAGGTTCTGGAAAGCCTCAGACGCCTGTTCTCACCAATCATCTTGTCCGTTTGGTCACAGCAGCCAGCAAGACACCTCAGTCAATGACTCATGTTTCTTTGCGAACTAAGACTCGTCGCTTCCCAGGACCAGCAGGCATTCTGCCTCAACAA CCTAATGGGAAAAACCTGGATGAGATTCTCATTGCAACTCCCCAGATGCCAACTCACGGAGCTGTAGCAAAATTACGAACTGAg GAAATGTCTATTTCCCAGCAAACAATAGAAGAAGAATTTGAAAGAGGCCCATGGGTTGCCATGAAAAATGAATTTGATTTGGATGAAGGAGATCCATCCTGTTTTCTTCAGATGTACAGCATTTCTATGGTACTTCGTAAG GCAGCTCTGAAGCAACTCCCAAAGAACAAGGTTCCAAACATGGCAGTAATGATTAAGTCATTGATGAGGACTAATGTTGATGCAGGTGCTGAGTTCAAGGACCCTACTG GTGAAATGCAGGGCACAATACATCGTTTGttgctggaagaaaaagaaagtgaatttAAAATTGGTTCAGTGCTTCTGCTAAAACAG GTGAGCGTGTTCTCTCCATCCCATCGCAATCATTATCTCAATGTCACACCCAGTAACTTGGTGAAAGTATATTTACCTGGTTTCAGCAGTGGAAATCAACTTCAGCAATACCAAGAGATTTGGGAAACAAGTGAGACTGTGACACCACAG CAGGATCCCCCCATAGGTGCTGTGATTGTAATGGCTGCTATGGATGACAAGAATATGGAAGGATATGAGAGAAATAAGAAGAGATGTCATCATGTATTAGCATCAAACGAAAGTCCATCATTATTACAAGAGTCAGGAAATTGTGGAGTAGGCAAATCCGTTGAGAGAGCTGACTTGG ATGATCTGGACCAGCTTCTTGGTGAACTCCCTGATGATTTTTTCTCCAGCTTGGAAGAACAGAACACTTTATGA